A single Hyperolius riggenbachi isolate aHypRig1 chromosome 12, aHypRig1.pri, whole genome shotgun sequence DNA region contains:
- the PSMA7 gene encoding proteasome subunit alpha type-7 translates to MSYDRAITVFSPDGHLFQVEYAQEAVKKGSTAVGVRGKEIVVLGVEKKSVAKLQDERTVRKICALDENVFMAFAGLTADARIVINRARVECQSHRLTVEDPVTVEYITRYIASLKQRYTQSNGRRPFGISALIVGFDFDGTPRLYQTDPSGTYHAWKANAIGRGAKSVREFLEKHYTDEAIETDDLTIKLVIKALLEVVQSGGKNIELAVMRRDQPLKILSPEEIERYVAEIEKEKEENEKKKQKKAT, encoded by the exons ATGAGTTACGACCGCGCCATCACCGTCTTCTCCCCGGATGGGCACCTCTTCCAGGTGGAATACGCCCAAGAGGCCGTGAAGAAGGGCTCCACGGCG GTTGGGGTACGAGGAAAGGAAATTGTGGTACTCGGAGTTGAGAAGAAATCCGTGGCCAAGCTTCAGGATGAGCGGACGGTGCGGAAGATCTGTGCTCTGGATGAGAATGTCTTCATGGCCTTCGCTG GTCTCACGGCTGATGCCAGAATAGTCATAAATCGGGCACGGGTGGAGTgtcagagccacagactgacCGTAGAGGACCCGGTGACCGTGGAATACATCACACGATACATTGCCAGTCTGAAACAG CGCTACACTCAGAGTAACGGGCGTCGGCCATTCGGTATCTCAGCCCTGATTGTGGGATTTGACTTTGACGGAACCCCCCGGCTCTATCAGACAGACCCCTCTGGCACATACCACGCGTGGAAA GCAAACGCTATCGGCAGAGGAGCCAAGTCCGTACGAGAGTTCCTGGAGAAGCACTACACTGACGAGGCCATCGAGACGGACGACCTGACCATCAAACTAGTCATCAAGGCTCTTCTGGAG GTTGTTCAATCTGGAGGcaaaaacattgagctggcggtaATGAGAAGAGACCAGCCTCTGAAG ATCCTGAGCCCGGAGGAGATCGAGCGATACGTCGCAGAgatagagaaagagaaggaagagaatgaaaagaagaagcagaagaaagcCACTTAG